A segment of the Lineus longissimus chromosome 11, tnLinLong1.2, whole genome shotgun sequence genome:
GGAAAAAAAATTCCACAGTTAAGTGGTTAAAATAGATAAGACATGTAAGATATGCACACCTTTAGGTTGTGTTTTGGCAACTCCATAGACTGATTACTGATAACACACCTACAAAAGCACAGTGGCTTGTTTTTGCATGAACATTAGCTTGATTGATTTCATGCACGTTGCATATGAACTTAATCTGAATAATACCACAACAATCAATCAGCGCTTTGCGAATAATCGTAAATTTCAAAAACATCTAGATTTAATTCTGCCTGCTTCTTTTGGAATTAACTTCTAAATTCAGATTCAAATCAAAGCTTTACCTTAAATGCATCTGTTGACTTGATTTTGGTCAGCATCTTATAGACATACGATGGCTCAAATGGTATACCAGGGCTGATGTCCTGGATGCGATCACGTTTGCCAGGATTTTTCATTCctgaaaaagaagatatttATTCGATTTATTTGTGAATTCAAGACCCTGGTACATGTTCTTGTGGACCAgtaaatgtaaatgtatttagGTCCTGCTGCAAATATGCTAAAGAACacatatttgatgaaaaaaaaccttgGCAAATGGAGTATAATGTGACATATTGGTCTGTTCCAGAGGCgaaattacaaattttcatgTCTTTTTGCCGACTCTTTTTAATACCCAACTCTTTCAGCCCGCAAGCCGTATATACACGGTAGGCCACGTTTGATTCACAGCCACAGACCGTATACTCAAGGTTTTTCAAATTCGAATTTCCCGCACTGTCACATGATGCCTTCGCCTTAAATACACTTGCGGTGACTCAAACAACATATGACAATGCGTCGACGATCTTTTCGATTATAGTTGGATTGGTAGATATCAGAGGGCGCCGTATTGTCctctgattttgaaagtctgattttctgaaattcgCCTCggttttcaaatcaaaccacacaaaacaagttattggctgaaagagttaagtatGTACAGGTTGTCTCTATTTCTAAACATTTTAATTGCCATCAGTAATTCGGACTCCCTGCCAAGCGCTTGACAAACTTACCAGGAAACTTCATGAATGAGAACTCATTGACAAACACCAATAGACTGTCAGTGATCGGTGTTGAGCTCGGACCTCGCAGCTTCTCTTTGATGGCGGACAGTGATTTTAGAAGATTGAAGAATGGAGGACAGGCCAAGAGAGCTTGGAGAGTCTGGATGTGAGTTAAGGATGACAACatattcataatttttttaatctTGGGTTGTGAACAACGCCACACAACAAAACGAAGTACAAATATCTCCATCTTATTCTCATGCCGCCGTacattattttgtttattttaagCTGCGCACTCAGCAAATTTAGGACATGTAGGAAGCCCTTAGGTCTTGGTATGAACCAAATGATAACAGATGCATCACCTGATGCATTTCATTGGTATTAGAGGAAGTGATCATATTCCCTGCTCTCTGAAGTCCCTTGATTCAAACTGAGATTCTCTGTAAAACTTCTTTTAAAAAGACTAGCGCCCATTTTTATAAGTATCATCAAAAAAACataatatatttttggtattatCACTTGGTTTGTGGAGAAACCTGAATGCAGTGATGCTACAAAAATGTATATGCCACCTACAATGAACTAGGAGTAAACACAGAGAAGAAGAAAGTCTGAAACTTGAAAATCATTTCACATTTGATTGAAGGATACAGCATTAACATAGCACCAGTTTCCACGATTGATGAGCCCTCTTGGTTGCAGTGATGCTGGACGGTGGCTCAGTTGAATATCTAAGAGTTGATCTGAAAACATACGAGAGATTATATCAAATGGGCCAGGATTTAAACTAAGACACAATATATGAGGGTTTTTTTGACACACCCTGAACATCAATTCCGATTAATTGCTCAGAAAAGTTTTTCAGGATGATGCAGATGATTTTAATATCTTGTCATCTGAAAAAGTCTACGATGTCCTTTCTAACCTCCACTGCAGACAACATGTAGGAGTTTTAACCTTATCATTCCAGGAGTTGTTCCTCAAGCCATGACCCTTAGCTGGGTGTTCCTCAAGCCACCCTTTGGCTGGGATCGGTGCAAGGCAAGAACTTTGTCGTCAGCACGGAACTACGATTTTTTTGCCCAAAAGGGGCTAGAGCCCTACACTGACTAATCAATTAATCTACTGTACAGTGAAAGCAACATAAAAAGGACTACAAATGCAAAAGAGGTATGCATCATCGCTTAGGATGCAAAAATAAATGGTCCATTTTTTTAgctttaacctcttgaatcccggtgaccgaccagtcggtcatttagaaataacgtttttttttttcccaacgaccgacaggtcggtctcagtgatatttttattccattGAGCTAGATCTTTGCTTGTTTTagcatgtttgatgtacagtagggtcagttagagcatacctgagtagatggcgcctcggcaccggactttggcggttgtatgcgggcgctatacatcgtgaaagtcagacccaaccACGTAACCACATGATCACCCCGGGATCCCGGGATTTTTGGGTTTCAAGAGGTTAAAACTGTTCATGATAAGTTTGAGGGCCCCGAAAACCACATTATAAACCTCTTGAAtaccaaaacttgaaaatccagGGATCCTTGGGTGGttacgtggttgcgaaattgggtccgACTTTAACGATGTATAGCGCcagcatacaaccgccaaagtccggtaccgaggcgccatctacccaggcatgctacAACTGATCCTACTGGACATCAAACACGctgaaacaagcaataaactagcgtcccagctcaagggaatacaaatatcactgagaccaacctgtcggtcgttggggaaaaaacgttatttcaaaatgaccgactggtcggtcacctggattcaagaggttaactTACTCCCAATATGCTTAGCTGTTTTATCATCCTCAAGTGAGACGGTTTCTATCTTTTCCAATTTCTCCTTCTGGGCTTCACGGGCACGATCCTCCGGGTTTGCCTGGCTGACAAATGGCATCGGCCCACGTGCCGGTTGGCTTGGGGTAGTGTTCTTGAATAACGAAGCCCAAGATGTGGGTTTGGCGGCCGGGACAGGCATAGCAGCAGGCTCGGCAACGGGGGATGGAGAGGTCTCTTTCACCTCAGCAGACAGCACACTGTTCTCACTTTCAGAAATCTTGCGATGGAAATCCGCCACCTCAGTTTCGTGTGGCTTTGTTTGAATCTGTGTGGTTTCTGGTTTGGACACCGGGATATTTCCATCAGCGTCAAACCAATCCACAGGACCAGTTTGAATTGTTTCTTTACTCgacttttcaatattttgaatattatctGAACGATGCGGCACCATTTTATGTACATTATTTTCTATCACTTGTTCAGGTTCCATAGTCACATCCGACGCAAATATACACTTATCATCTGTGCTAAATCTATTTACATCAGTAGCCATTGGCTGCTCTGTCCTTGACCTTGGATCAAAATGTGAATTCTCTATCGTCATGTTGGAAACACCAAATTCTAAATTTGTTGTCTCATTTGAATAAACACTATCATCGTCCATTTCGATGTCTATTGTGACACTATCAGAGGAGTGAACATGACTCAGCGATTTTTGCGGATAAACATTTTGCTGACTACACACATTacttccaacatgtccaagtgaATTTGACCGATTCTGGGCACTAGCCAGCAGGTCTGAAGGCACTTTACCATCAACTTGGAGACTATCCTCCTTAGTTCTGTAACACTCTAACTGATTGTAATAACCTGGAGGACgtttctttttatttctacgCTCGTATGACTTGGTGGTTGCATCTCGACTCTTAGCAGACTGTTCACTTTCTGTACTCTGTCCAGAATCATGCCCGGGCATTGGATCACCCATGAAAACAACATCATTTTGTTGCTGAAATGCACCACCAGGTGGCAGTGCCCCATACCCAGGTGGCGGACGAAGACTATGCTCCTGGTGTTCTGTTTGACCCATCACATATCGGTTCCTAGAAGTATGATCAACTTGTTCAAAATCTACTGGTTTTGTAGCAGTCTCTGCTGATGGCACAGGAACAAATTCTTGAGCATGAACGTTTAATTTTTCCATCTCTGCTAAGCTGAGGGAATGACCAGCTTCGTCAGAGAAAATCACATCTGTTGAAGAATTTCCAAGACAAGTCTCATCAAAGggtaactgaaatgaaaatggcaaGATAAGAATTGCATGGACTTttaaattcatttacaaaacaAATTATCACAAAGACCATGCACCTAGATGAATTCTGATTCATTTCAGGGATGTGAAAATAGATTCTATCTAAGAGTGAGATACATCACAGGCTTTCCCCATTTGAAAACAGCAAGAGAACTGAACAATTCTTCTGGTGTCCGAAAATCTGGTCGGCTGTGAAGAGCTGAATCACTTTCTCCAAGATATCAAAGATTGTCTTTTAGGAGTAATAACAGCTCTCAAAAGGATTGCAATATGTATCCGAGTTGTAATCGAGCTTTCAAGAGTGAGATCATAAATGTCTTGATCCTGTGTCACCCCATATCCATATGAAAGCCTGAAGTTTTCTTCATGGTTACATTTGATTTATTCACGACAACAACACCCAACATACTAACTTTGCAAGTACTGATAACACTTGCAGGCCAACTAACCTCAACTCCAGCTCTGTCTCCTTTTTTCGGTCGCATCACCTCACAAATTCTATATTTCTCGTCATCTGGAAGACCGCTAAAGTCTCCAAAAAATAAGCCCTGAAATTTAAACCCAGAATTTAACAATAAATTGCCAACTGACTATACTGGAATCATGTAATAGTACATTCGACTATACTGGAATCCTGAAAGCACTATTAAAGCGTTCGAACAAGAACAGCGTATCTCCTACTGCCGGCGACGTGATACAAGAACGATCGCTGCTACACAGAAAAGACAGAAAAAGTGACCGAAAATGCATAACCCCTTGGTGCAGAAGACCGGTGCATCATTCGGCAAAATAACATTTCATGTACAATTGCTGTATGGCCATTGCGGGCAGGCAGAAACAGTAGAAATCTAAAATATAAGTCTGAAAATCATGAACTGTGCATTTCAAACGAAATTCTGGCAGATagcgaaaataaaatgaaaccgTGACACGGTCAAATGGATATAGGCCAATCACGaagtttttttcatattttactAGAATACAAggcaattttcaaacaaatccgCACAACGTCGGACTCGGAACGAGCCCACCACGACCACTCTGACTCACTAACTTAACTGAGTTGGTAGTCCAACACATCATAAGTTACCACATTCACTCTGCAGACAGTCTGCTAGACAATTATTAGCGAGGCTGTGGCAGGGGTCAGGTCTGCCTGGATATTGTGATTGATGTCTGTCCTAGAAGCACACTCTCATGCTCTGTAGTGTACATTGCAGTGCATATCATGCACGGGCTTGCCTGGCGATGAATCaaaaaatgtggaaaacacCTCAATTTTCGGAGTTGAATTTCTGGCGACTAGAGTCAAACTTATGAAAACCTTAGGGACTGGTGTGCCACTCTTACACGTGTAGTGTGTTTGTATATTATTTTGCTACCTGATATGAAAAATCCATGATTTTATAAGGTGTTTTCCAGGGTCATGCTTTCCCTAAAAACGCCGACATTTTCAGGCTGTGCACAGGAAGTTCGAATACGCATGCGCACATGGGAGCGGCTAGACGGCGCCACTGTCGATGTTAGGTATTTTTCCAAAATACCCTATTTCTCATCAATGTCATAAAGGTGGACGAATAATACGAGTAACCTTAGGTGTATCTATGTGAAATTAACCATCAGTTAGTTATATTCAGGTCTGTATCTGTTTATAATGGTCATCCAGTTTTGTAGAGTGAAAATATTCATAATTGTATATGGAGCGCAAACAGACCAAAGATTTCCAACTTATATGGAGCGCCTGTTGTTCAAGAATGAGTAAAAGTGATAGGTACCTTGTCAGTTTTTGCTAGGTTGTTGTCATTCAGAGTTCGCATTCATATGACTATACATTTGCCATTTGCGTGCACCGTGTCACCACCACCAGCTTAGTGACCTCTAAATTcgtcaaaaacaaaatatgacaattttatattattattaagtgtcagtccatgataccaccatgcaggatcatgcaaatggtggcaaggtgggggggtcaacagatctagttgtaatttctaccacagacctgtcctagggtactatgaaggctggtggattggtttcgaaaataaccccacagttttggggtacggctgttaaccatttcctactcattttccttttaaaaaaacatgcattatccctcaaaataggctaagtcttttgtcaattttcgtgcatcaaacagaattatcactaaacaccgcctattgaaattgaaagtacatgatctgagctaccttttcatgccttttgttttgccccaggtacattttaatgacaggtacagtacgtaccaaaaacaatgcaatctcaaatttcagtaaaaaggcaattttaactctcctttagctccaacactgcagttttttaggtgatgccacttccaggtaagggagtcagaatgctgttttttaatttgcaaaagaaaaaaatccggccgcccttacggttttccggtgagggggtcgagtcgcgcccttctcactggtgcccattttttgcccattccctcagaaaactgacgaaatacacatgctttccaaataaaattacatttttaggtgttagtgaacccccctctcccttgcccctcccacacactccctcaaacaacctattacccctgtggaggcttagcggtcttgGCGGCAACGatcaccagcaacgacaacaacaacaacagttacagttacaatgcattgtgtacatgcacgtgtacattgtgtgatagtcaattgaaaatggaacctgaaaaatcacagttgaaatgtggatttgctgtcatatccaaggatatcgagtgtggtactgacgcttcataccccaatgacaagagtgtgatccccttgaaacaatgtaagaaggacgtgcactcccatttgatgcgttggatgtcctccaggaaagccagtcaagtcaaaagtgaatgggagctcatagcacttcgtgctggcgtgtttgatatgagttctccagttctggacaccacaatatgcccgaaccaccgatacaagttgagtttatcatggaatcagcaaaggagatgccagcacccacttcatcaaccctctattaaaacaagtcggaagcccagaaaagatggtggttcagttcatcgagtgatgtctcgggaaatatacatcaagtggggagtttttgtcccagttggctcaggtaagggatcagtctcaaaatcactgaagtagaaaagaagcagtaggcctgtaatgatacccactctgactaaacctaactttggtgcaaaaccaactgagtgataacgatttaccacttcacttgtgttcttcctagaaagttgattggagccttggcttgatgatcaggaagtcccagttatgattccctgccagtgccactggaggtgatgcttcactgccatacaaaatcagcatggccagtcgcattatcaaaacaagtctatcatcatcatcatgtcctcacactattatattgcacatcatattatcattacccccataatctggtgccttttcagctctgtgtaaaggatgtgaggctaaacattgagtatctgtggcaactgtagaaccagaagtagaaccagcacccatggatacagaggtgagttgaatgaaaaaaaaggggagaagattcggggcaagccaaagtgaatattggttaattctgcctgcagcgactgacttacatgtaagaaggtcactgatgagagaggagggactaagctgaaaaccttgatgccattctggctcccatctccttggcaatgagggattctaagccaaacctgattctccatcaatatcttttttcagtccgctgttgcctcttcctctgttcaaccagccgacgccttagaaaacccagcagacgggacagaagggcaaatttgatgggtgatgttgttggaacagtatcataaggactgctggtcaagcactcttgagctgggagagagaaatgataagagggtggagacagattttctgaaatgttggtctttgagtcatgactgggcagaattagcccagtgaaagttgtcagctacacatcaagaattcttgatttagtatgaaagggtacgactttattggatgtacattcatcaggcttgacctgagattttccacgccattgattgcaaatgcattgttcgcattctacaatacatctctctttttctaaaaaaaatacatggtgaatttcctaaaactgttacatgctgtgtttttgtctcccttgactaacataacctgcaatatgaaggacatccagatttgatgttctagtatatctagcggatggtttaTCAgataaaatgcggggcttggttaaaaaatgattttatagcgatatcttgggataaatttgaactttggctttcagtaaacaattgtaaatgccaagatagatttttaatgtcagtatacttagtagcgctaatgtcagttttgaacaaccaagcctgctactggaaagtgggactctctcctgatactatcctgcacttgggcctgacatgtagtaccgtaaatgaggtgttactagtattggtccctccctagtagtggttagtagtggtttggctattgtctgcaaaatagccttttttctatgtatcattatattagcttgtaaataaatcacccatttgtaaaaaaaagtgtccctgcttcttaggtggcagcactgtcctctgcagacaggtacaagtgtagcatgtggaaagttgtgatctctcctaagggactggacagtaccgtaactcagttcatgaaaaacttccccattccagtacatgtatatgtacaatttagccaatgctagagcaactccaggggaacatttcaccgccaaccaaggagctaaaaacttccaatagcagtactctgacggtgcagccaactgcagggttgtcctcatcaaacagtaattacagtaggaactgcacctttggtcaattggctccttagcaatggaaggtgttactagtatgtgaaatgagcacttctgcaaggttcttaggaacaggatgatccctgcatgggttgataaagatgtattagtaggtcataccacatgccattcaggtgccttagccatggggggggggtccaacccttacaacatgctctggcagcatgacacaggctaatgaatgggtcaacattagcatcctcaccaacaggggggtttctttaggttttcggactgtaagaaggcctacatgtggcttattcaattacgttgccatcaggtagcccaaggccgaaatgttatttgaaattcaaattagcatttcaggacctatggggcccaattccccaaagggctttcatcaagggcaaatttgtagtgatgagcttgttctttttttgggggaaaaatgcaagtggagttatttaccggtaggcctacttaaaataggttagtaggcctaggcatggggggggggggggggggggtgatcatggtggttgacaataactactaatcctcatggccagcaccaagcataaattatgtgttcattatgcatttattttataatttatcaagtgtacacaaggtggcagcactagccaatgagtgtcattttggtgggaaatagcactttttccttggtttatcctgggaaaacagtaaaagcggccggaaattttatttctgattttgatagtaggtatcattacctttatcatgtgcaagccacagcattcaaagacctgcagtgttggagatatgagcgtcgatagagagctcttcctaagcactgcccctaggtatgcataattactaggcctagcacgaccaaagtatgaagtg
Coding sequences within it:
- the LOC135495373 gene encoding ubiquitin carboxyl-terminal hydrolase 10-like isoform X1, with amino-acid sequence MDFSYQGLFFGDFSGLPDDEKYRICEVMRPKKGDRAGVELPFDETCLGNSSTDVIFSDEAGHSLSLAEMEKLNVHAQEFVPVPSAETATKPVDFEQVDHTSRNRYVMGQTEHQEHSLRPPPGYGALPPGGAFQQQNDVVFMGDPMPGHDSGQSTESEQSAKSRDATTKSYERRNKKKRPPGYYNQLECYRTKEDSLQVDGKVPSDLLASAQNRSNSLGHVGSNVCSQQNVYPQKSLSHVHSSDSVTIDIEMDDDSVYSNETTNLEFGVSNMTIENSHFDPRSRTEQPMATDVNRFSTDDKCIFASDVTMEPEQVIENNVHKMVPHRSDNIQNIEKSSKETIQTGPVDWFDADGNIPVSKPETTQIQTKPHETEVADFHRKISESENSVLSAEVKETSPSPVAEPAAMPVPAAKPTSWASLFKNTTPSQPARGPMPFVSQANPEDRAREAQKEKLEKIETVSLEDDKTAKHIGNQLLDIQLSHRPASLQPRGLINRGNWCYVNATLQALLACPPFFNLLKSLSAIKEKLRGPSSTPITDSLLVFVNEFSFMKFPGMKNPGKRDRIQDISPGIPFEPSYVYKMLTKIKSTDAFKQGKQEDAEEFLSCVLNGIHDEMVAVMDLAKGKPAQEKGKLQNLGERLRSAGEANHEESNGYVNDNESSEEDDEWKQVGPKKKSVVTRVADFSKSPVSNIFCGQIRSVLHQSGSRESATLEPFFTLPLDIQSEKVWTVKDALDGFVSRESLQGFTCSKTKVEIEATRRIMLEVLPPVLILHLKCFVYNKDGGIQKVIKKIDYGIDLEVNKDLLSTNLKGKVSNQQRSYKLFAVIYHLGKHAAGGHYTVDIYHNGINGWIRIDDGMVKVIPVGQVLKFTAPKVPYLLYYRRCDLLSA
- the LOC135495373 gene encoding ubiquitin carboxyl-terminal hydrolase 10-like isoform X2, producing the protein MDFSYQGLFFGDFSGLPDDEKYRICEVMRPKKGDRAGVELPFDETCLGNSSTDVIFSDEAGHSLSLAEMEKLNVHAQEFVPVPSAETATKPVDFEQVDHTSRNRYVMGQTEHQEHSLRPPPGYGALPPGGAFQQQNDVVFMGDPMPGHDSGQSTESEQSAKSRDATTKSYERRNKKKRPPGYYNQLECYRTKEDSLQVDGKVPSDLLASAQNRSNSLGHVGSNVCSQQNVYPQKSLSHVHSSDSVTIDIEMDDDSVYSNETTNLEFGVSNMTIENSHFDPRSRTEQPMATDVNRFSTDDKCIFASDVTMEPEQVIENNVHKMVPHRSDNIQNIEKSSKETIQTGPVDWFDADGNIPVSKPETTQIQTKPHETEVADFHRKISESENSVLSAEVKETSPSPVAEPAAMPVPAAKPTSWASLFKNTTPSQPARGPMPFVSQANPEDRAREAQKEKLEKIETVSLEDDKTAKHIGNQLLDIQLSHRPASLQPRGLINRGNWCYVNATLQALLACPPFFNLLKSLSAIKEKLRGPSSTPITDSLLVFVNEFSFMKFPGMKNPGKRDRIQDISPGIPFEPSYVYKMLTKIKSTDAFKQGKQEDAEEFLSCVLNGIHDEMVAVMDLAKGKPAQEKAGEANHEESNGYVNDNESSEEDDEWKQVGPKKKSVVTRVADFSKSPVSNIFCGQIRSVLHQSGSRESATLEPFFTLPLDIQSEKVWTVKDALDGFVSRESLQGFTCSKTKVEIEATRRIMLEVLPPVLILHLKCFVYNKDGGIQKVIKKIDYGIDLEVNKDLLSTNLKGKVSNQQRSYKLFAVIYHLGKHAAGGHYTVDIYHNGINGWIRIDDGMVKVIPVGQVLKFTAPKVPYLLYYRRCDLLSA